CGGTAAGCATTGGCATCGCAACTTATCCCTCAGACGGACGGGATGCGGAGACTCTGCTCAAAAGCGCCGATAGCGCGATGTATCATGCCAAGGAGAGCGGACGTAACAACTACAAATTCTTCGTGCAGGACATGAATGTTCGAGCCGTCGAACGGCAATCGATTGAGGCCCGCCTGCACCGGGCACTTGAGCGACAGGAGTTCGTCCTGCATTACCAGGCAAAAATAGATCTTCAGAGCAATATGATCATTGGAGTCGAGGCGCTCATTCGCTGGCAGCACCCGGAACGAGGGTTGGTGCCGCCGTCTGAGTTTATACCCGTCGCCGAGGACTCCGGCCTCATCCTTCCTATAGGCCGCTGGGTACTGCGTGAAGCTTGTCTTCAGGCTCGAGCGTGGCTGGATGCTGGCCTGCCGCCGATCATCGTCGCGGTGAACACATCCGCGCGCGAGTTCAGCGCAACAGACTTTACGGAATACGTAGGCACAACGCTCAATGATACGTGCCTGGAGCCGCGCTACCTGGAGCTCGAACTGACTGAAAGCGTCCTTATGAAAGATGCGACCGTGACAAATCCGGTGCTGAATGCGCTCACAGATCTGGGCGTGAAGCTCGCAATCGATGACTTCGGCACCGGCTATTCCAGTCTGAGTTACTTGCGACAATTTCCAGTTGATACGCTCAAGATCGATAAATCATTCGTCAACCGGATGACCAGTAACGCAGAGGATGCCGCGATTGTCAGTGCCGTGATTGGCATGGGTAAAAGCCTGAAGCTCCGCGTTATCGCGGAGGGAGTGGAAACAGCAGAGCAGTGTGCATTTCTAATAGCCCAGCACTGCGATGAGGCCCAGGGCTATTATTTCAGCCGCCCGGTAGTGGCAGAGGCGTTCGCTACCTTGCTTCAAACGGGCACTTCATCCACTGTTCAGCATTCATGATCCAGCCTTCTCGCTGCACGACGCACCCCCGACTAAGCGTTTTTTACGCTGAGCGATCAGTTTCTTGAACTGAATGGTGTTTGCTGCCTTCGGGTTCATTTGCTTCAGCGGCTACTGTGATTTCCTCTGATGCTGAATCTCGCGGTCGAGCTTAATGGATTCCATTCGAGCAAGGCAATCCACTTTTCGCCGGCCTTGGTGTAAGAAATGATCTGTTGAGAAGGGGAAAGACTCGGGAGGTTTTAGGAACGCACCCACCGAAATAATATACCCGTTACGGTTAAACGTATTAAATGGAGGTGACGCCTCGCTCGCCGTATTATTATCGAGGCGAGAATCCTGCAGTAAGCCAAAGCTTGCTGAAATCCTCCTCGGCAATCGGCTTGCCGTCCAGTCCTTGTTCTCCATAGCGCAACCAGCGGATCGAGAGGGGTTGCGGCAGTCGTCGATGGAAAACCCCGCTCTACCCGGCCGCACAGTTAAAGCAAGGTCTCAATCTCGCCTTTTGCCCACCGTCTTGCCGAGCGCGGCGTGTCCCGTAAGGCCGAATTGAAGGTACGATTCGTGGCCCGCTGTTAGCCACCCTCTTCATTTGAGGTTCACGGACATACGTTTCATCTCAGCGGTTGATAAGAGCGGTACCGCACTGAACTCTACCTGGTGCATATATTAAATTGCCCACATTGAGGAAGTGGAATTAGACGTCGTAATCCATACAAGACGGTCGAGTCCAGCTTCAGTCGGTTTCTATAAAAACTCAAACTCCGTAGCAATAAAGGAAAGAGATGACTATTTATGCGTTCTATACACGAACCAAGAAAGGAAGCATTCAGCGCGATCATTTCTTATTTGACTGGAAAGGGCCATTAGGCCCATATGCTCATGAAGCCCCCCTCGTGGGCTGGCCCGAATCGAAGGTCTTCTGGATATATGAAAAGGGACACAGCAATGGTTTAGCGCCTGTTTGCGCCTCTTCCTCAGACTCATCCGGCATCGAGGCCTTGGAGCCCGCCTTGAGCAACACCGAAATAAAAAAGCCCGCCGGGCTAGGGGTGGGGTAGAAATAAAGCCATTTGTATCGCAAACACGAAACACCAATGTTGAGCGCGCCATAGCCGCATATTCCCGAGCTGCCGCATATGCTTCTCTGAATCGCATCCTGGCGAACTCTCCATGTGACAGAAACTCGCACAGGGTTCTCTGCCAATAAGTCAGAACGGGCTCATTCGCGGGCGCGCATGCTTTGTGTACTCACCTCCTCACGCTCCACCCCGCATTGCTGATCTTGTGGCACTGATGTAGCTTTCTTTACCCGTACAGCCGCGCCAATATCCAGGGCGATGCAGAGATTCAAGAATCGGGCGTCAAGGCGGTGCCGGGATCCCATAGTTGATTTGCCGAAGTTTTGGCCCGAATGCTTTTCGAGGCGCTGTTTATTTGAAACGATGAACTGCCTTCGCTCAAAGGTTTTCACCGTCCTTTGCATAACTACGCCAGCCGCTTATTCAGCGGTTCGTCGATGATTTCGAATTTTCAGCTATAACTCGTCAGCCGGTTGCGTTTTTTACCTTCCTTTCATTTCCCCTCGCCCTTCACGCCCTTTCTGTCGCGCAAAACTCGTCGTGTCGGAAAATTTTCGCCGCAAGAGCATCGTCCCTTCATAAGTATTGTAAGCGGTTATCCTTTAACGCTATTTTAAATAGGCATAATAATTGCTTAGTTATTAATTAGTCATGCAAATACCTGTTTCGAGAATAACGATACAACTTAATCAGATAAGGACGAAGACTTCGATGGAAAATAAAACGGCTCGGCTTATCGGCGCCACGATGGTTTTTATATTAAACACCGCTGCAATATCGTCTTCTTCGATAGCGGCTACGACTCTCACTGCTGCAGTAGGCGGGACACCGGTCAGTACAGGGCCGTATGTAAATTTTGATGACCTCTCCCCCACCGGCGGTGCAGCGGGTGGAGGCATTACCGTATCTTTTAGCGGGATTGGAGCGGGCGCCATTGCCCTTCCTCAAGTCGTGGGGAAATACGCTGCGCCCTATATTATGGGAGGGAATGGTGCGCTGTTTGGAAATAATCAGGCGGATGGTCTCGGCGTCAGTCAATATCTGAGCACAGGTATTGGAGAGGTCACCCTGCAGCTGGATCAATACCATAATTATTTTGGCCTGTTGTGGGGCTCCGTAGACGACTATAACAGGCTGTCGTTTTACGATGGAGCCAACCTGCTTTTCAGTTACACAGGTCTTGATGTGGACCAACTGGCTAATGGAAACCAGGGCGCAGCGGGGACGTTTTATGTAAATATCAACTCGGATACGGCCTTTAACAGGGTAGTAGCCTCGAGTACCAGCTACGGATTCGAATTTGATAATGTCGCCTTAGCTAACAATCTGGCGATACCGGCGGAGGTGTCAGTAGTCCCGGAACCCCATACTTACATTATGCTTTTGGCAGGGCTTGTTCTGGTCGGCAGGATAGCCGCGCGCAGCAATTCATCAAGCAGGTAAATCAAGGGCCAGACACAGCAATTGATGCAGATTTTTGCCGGTGCCCGCATGGAGGTGGAGGACTCTCCGTGACGGGGCGCATTACTGGCGTGCCTCCTTGCGGAATGTACTGGCGAGAAAATCGCGCCATACAGTCCTGATGCTCCCACACCGGATATTCCTCTTCGCATGCTCAATACTTGCGCTGCCGGTCAATGGACGGGGGCATGCTTCTCTCTGATCAGATCATTCAATAGTTCATAAATCGAGGCGATATCTTATAAAAAAGTAATAAAATTTACGAAAACTTAATGCATTCGCAACAAGACGCTAGATACAATGAATCCCCTCGTTATCAAATGGGTTATCCTATGTGCCGGTTTGTTCCCTACATTCGAACCGCAGAAGGCTACATGGAGAGGGTTTCATTCGCCATTTATAACTCCCCCGATGAAGTTTTGTATCCGTATATATATGAAGAGCTTCTCGTGGGCTGGCCGGAGCACAAGGTATTCTGGGCTGCT
The window above is part of the Nitrosospira sp. Is2 genome. Proteins encoded here:
- a CDS encoding putative bifunctional diguanylate cyclase/phosphodiesterase; this translates as MNKNDNEGTPGTEGSGQQDLPDVPNAMPDDHEETITSRESAVAGGEIVLSDRETSVAAREEAADLGEDTAYSREDAANMREDAAFLREDAAYLREDAANLREGAALLREEAARLREVAAGFREGEAHVRESATSQEREARLGETQVASGRIKVLQEANARLVVATIEARKLVEQVESAKTQLDHLAHHDALTGLPNRMLLHDRLVQAIELASRQGTQIALLFMDLDRFKHINDSLGHAVGDQLLQSVARRLLACVRHSDTASRQGGDEFVILLSNIKQAENAAISAQKILAALTVPFEVDQHELHLSVSIGIATYPSDGRDAETLLKSADSAMYHAKESGRNNYKFFVQDMNVRAVERQSIEARLHRALERQEFVLHYQAKIDLQSNMIIGVEALIRWQHPERGLVPPSEFIPVAEDSGLILPIGRWVLREACLQARAWLDAGLPPIIVAVNTSAREFSATDFTEYVGTTLNDTCLEPRYLELELTESVLMKDATVTNPVLNALTDLGVKLAIDDFGTGYSSLSYLRQFPVDTLKIDKSFVNRMTSNAEDAAIVSAVIGMGKSLKLRVIAEGVETAEQCAFLIAQHCDEAQGYYFSRPVVAEAFATLLQTGTSSTVQHS
- a CDS encoding PEP-CTERM sorting domain-containing protein produces the protein MENKTARLIGATMVFILNTAAISSSSIAATTLTAAVGGTPVSTGPYVNFDDLSPTGGAAGGGITVSFSGIGAGAIALPQVVGKYAAPYIMGGNGALFGNNQADGLGVSQYLSTGIGEVTLQLDQYHNYFGLLWGSVDDYNRLSFYDGANLLFSYTGLDVDQLANGNQGAAGTFYVNINSDTAFNRVVASSTSYGFEFDNVALANNLAIPAEVSVVPEPHTYIMLLAGLVLVGRIAARSNSSSR